In Paenibacillus sp. FSL R7-0345, a single window of DNA contains:
- the icd gene encoding NADP-dependent isocitrate dehydrogenase, with the protein MLKLEKYDLPTEGEQITIEDGKLVVPANPIIPFIEGDGTGRDIWKASKRVLDAAVDKAYGGDKKIAWYEVFAGEKAFNTYGEWLPNDTLEAIREYIVAIKGPLTTPIGGGIRSLNVALRQELDLYVCLRPVRYFDGVPSPVKHPELVDMVIFRENTEDIYAGIEYKEGSEEVKKVIEFLQKEMGVNKIRFPETSGIGIKPVSSEGSKRLVRSAVEYAIKHGRKSVTLVHKGNIMKFTEGAFKNWGYEVAEQEFGDKVFTWNQYDVIKEKDGEAAANAAQSEAVAAGKIIIKDAIADIALQQVLTRPTDFDVIATLNLNGDYLSDALAAQIGGIGIAPGANINYVTGHAIFEATHGTAPKYADKDVVNPGSVILSGVMLLEHLGWQEAADLIYKGMSTAINNKTVTYDFARQMEGATELKCSAFADEIINNL; encoded by the coding sequence ATGTTGAAACTGGAGAAATATGACTTGCCTACAGAAGGCGAACAAATCACGATTGAAGACGGCAAACTGGTGGTTCCGGCTAATCCGATTATTCCGTTTATCGAAGGTGACGGCACCGGCCGCGACATCTGGAAAGCTTCCAAGCGGGTGCTGGATGCTGCTGTTGACAAGGCGTACGGCGGTGACAAGAAAATTGCTTGGTACGAAGTATTTGCCGGCGAGAAAGCCTTCAATACATATGGTGAATGGCTGCCGAATGATACGCTGGAAGCAATCCGTGAGTATATCGTAGCGATCAAAGGCCCGCTGACCACTCCGATCGGCGGCGGTATCCGTTCCCTGAACGTGGCACTGCGCCAGGAGCTGGACTTGTACGTGTGTCTGCGTCCGGTACGTTATTTTGACGGCGTGCCTTCACCGGTGAAGCATCCGGAGCTTGTGGATATGGTTATTTTCCGTGAGAATACAGAGGATATTTATGCAGGTATCGAGTATAAAGAAGGCTCCGAGGAAGTGAAAAAGGTAATCGAATTCCTTCAGAAGGAAATGGGTGTTAACAAGATCCGCTTCCCGGAAACCTCCGGTATCGGTATCAAGCCTGTATCCTCCGAAGGTTCGAAGCGTCTGGTGCGCTCTGCAGTGGAATATGCGATCAAGCACGGCCGCAAGAGTGTTACCCTGGTGCATAAGGGCAATATCATGAAGTTCACTGAAGGTGCCTTTAAGAACTGGGGCTACGAAGTGGCTGAGCAGGAGTTCGGCGACAAGGTATTTACCTGGAACCAGTACGATGTGATCAAAGAGAAGGACGGCGAAGCAGCAGCAAATGCAGCCCAGAGCGAAGCCGTTGCTGCCGGCAAAATCATCATCAAGGATGCAATTGCGGACATCGCACTGCAGCAGGTGCTGACCCGTCCGACAGATTTTGACGTTATTGCCACATTGAACCTGAACGGTGACTACCTGTCTGATGCCCTGGCTGCACAGATCGGCGGCATCGGTATCGCACCTGGAGCGAACATTAACTACGTGACCGGTCATGCTATTTTTGAAGCGACTCACGGAACAGCTCCTAAATATGCGGATAAGGATGTTGTGAATCCGGGCTCCGTTATCCTTTCCGGCGTTATGCTGCTTGAGCATCTCGGCTGGCAGGAAGCGGCGGACCTGATCTACAAGGGCATGAGCACTGCGATCAATAACAAGACAGTAACTTATGACTTTGCCCGCCAGATGGAAGGCGCGACAGAGCTGAAATGCTCCGCATTCGCTGACGAAATTATCAACAACCTGTAA
- a CDS encoding G1 family glutamic endopeptidase, translating into MSTVHRFQRSQPCLADKTNTGRTRHIGFGWTSSNWSGYAITGKKGAFRRISAEWTVPYVKPTAKPAYSSAWIGIDGFKNSSLIQCGTGHESMNGTVHYYAWWEILPEAETVIPLPVSPGDHIRASIVKLSRGKWCIRLCNLSKRWTFRTIQRYNGPQSSAEWIMEAPQVGGTVADLAKTSPVRFRCCRVNGKSPKLKPANGGIMIQDKVTVAVPSSPNAQGDAFTVKRLYPKGLSQAYLKSPVFIRNKATGVLKKPSIKYNHSKP; encoded by the coding sequence GTGAGCACAGTTCATAGATTTCAGCGCAGTCAGCCCTGTCTTGCTGACAAGACCAATACCGGCCGGACCCGGCACATCGGCTTCGGCTGGACGTCAAGCAACTGGAGCGGATATGCCATCACCGGCAAAAAAGGCGCCTTCCGGCGCATATCGGCCGAGTGGACAGTCCCCTACGTAAAGCCTACGGCTAAGCCCGCTTATTCTTCGGCTTGGATCGGAATCGACGGCTTCAAAAACAGCAGCCTGATCCAGTGCGGCACCGGACACGAATCCATGAACGGAACCGTCCATTATTATGCCTGGTGGGAGATTCTTCCTGAAGCCGAGACTGTCATTCCGCTTCCCGTATCTCCCGGAGATCATATCAGGGCCAGCATTGTAAAGCTGAGCCGCGGCAAATGGTGCATCCGGCTGTGCAATCTGAGCAAACGCTGGACCTTCCGTACCATTCAGCGCTATAACGGCCCGCAATCCTCTGCCGAGTGGATTATGGAAGCGCCGCAGGTTGGCGGAACCGTTGCTGATCTCGCCAAAACTTCACCGGTACGCTTCCGCTGCTGCCGGGTAAACGGTAAAAGCCCTAAACTTAAGCCGGCAAACGGCGGCATCATGATCCAGGACAAGGTTACCGTTGCTGTGCCTTCAAGCCCGAATGCCCAGGGTGATGCATTTACAGTCAAACGTCTATATCCTAAAGGCCTGTCACAGGCTTACCTGAAAAGCCCTGTTTTCATACGCAATAAAGCAACCGGCGTTCTCAAAAAACCCTCAATCAAATATAATCATTCAAAGCCCTGA
- the ytvI gene encoding sporulation integral membrane protein YtvI, whose protein sequence is MDSPLVKKVLRGLWVVLAGAGLLLAVYLLLPLIYPLLLAWLLAYLIHPLVLILKGFKLPGWLAVVLSLLFYIGGTALVLTALITRLVKELIVLLQTFDLHTDEWRELLMSLSRNASIQNIINQINQFYHDNPGYHDTIDSNINRTTETVGQFVTELITGFFNMILKLVSALPSLGTILIVIVLAAFFLSTGWERHTARLTGILPVPLLRPVTNIWNDLRKALVGYLRAQAVLISVTTFIVIIGLLLLGVNSAFVIGLTIGLIDTIPYLGVGIIMLPWALYSYMTGNLALAVGLLVLYGIILITRQVLEPKVLASSIGVDPLSMLIGMFAGLQLFGMLGLLVGPVVLVVLGAFSRAGVFRALHSYIVNGKLH, encoded by the coding sequence ATGGATTCGCCGCTGGTTAAAAAAGTGCTGCGCGGCCTGTGGGTCGTCCTCGCCGGTGCAGGCCTGCTGCTGGCCGTATATCTGCTGCTGCCGCTGATCTATCCGCTGCTGCTCGCCTGGCTGCTGGCCTATCTCATTCATCCGCTGGTGCTGATCCTGAAGGGCTTTAAGCTGCCGGGCTGGCTGGCCGTCGTGCTGTCGCTGCTCTTTTATATCGGGGGAACCGCACTGGTATTGACTGCCCTGATTACCCGTCTTGTCAAAGAGCTGATTGTGCTGCTCCAGACATTTGATCTGCATACCGATGAATGGCGGGAGCTGCTGATGTCACTGAGCCGCAATGCAAGTATCCAGAATATTATTAACCAGATCAACCAGTTTTACCACGATAATCCGGGATATCACGATACAATTGACAGCAATATTAACCGGACCACAGAAACAGTCGGCCAATTCGTAACGGAGCTGATTACCGGTTTTTTCAATATGATTCTGAAGCTGGTGTCGGCGCTGCCCAGCCTCGGAACGATCCTGATCGTCATCGTGCTGGCCGCCTTCTTCCTCAGCACCGGCTGGGAGCGTCATACTGCCAGACTGACCGGAATTCTGCCTGTTCCCCTTCTTCGCCCGGTAACTAACATTTGGAATGATCTGCGCAAAGCGCTGGTCGGCTACCTGCGGGCCCAGGCAGTGCTCATATCCGTTACGACGTTCATCGTCATCATCGGCCTCCTGCTGCTCGGCGTTAATTCCGCTTTTGTGATTGGACTCACCATCGGCCTGATTGATACCATCCCTTACCTCGGAGTAGGCATCATCATGCTACCCTGGGCGCTCTATTCCTACATGACCGGCAATCTGGCACTCGCCGTCGGCCTGCTGGTGCTCTACGGCATTATCCTTATCACCCGCCAGGTGCTGGAGCCTAAGGTGCTGGCCAGCAGCATCGGGGTCGATCCGCTCTCCATGCTGATCGGCATGTTCGCCGGCTTGCAGCTGTTCGGTATGCTCGGCCTTCTGGTCGGCCCGGTCGTCCTCGTCGTGCTGGGCGCCTTCAGCCGCGCCGGCGTCTTCCGGGCGCTGCACAGCTATATTGTGAATGGCAAATTGCATTAA
- the pyk gene encoding pyruvate kinase, which translates to MRKSKIVCTIGPASESLENIKKLILAGMNVARLNFSHGDFEEHGNRIKTIRQASQELGKTVAILLDTKGPEIRTGKLEVEPIELVQDEYLTLTTEEILGDQNRISITYSDLPNDVSVGSTILIDDGLIGLTVVDIQGTEIKTRIVNGGTIKSKKGVNVPGVSISLPGITEKDTNDIVFGIGQDIDFIAASFVRKASDVQEIRALLEKHNASHIQIISKIENQEGVDNLDEILAVSDGLMVARGDLGVEIPAEDVPLAQKLMIQKCNVAGKPVITATQMLDSMQRNPRPTRAEASDVANAIFDGTDAIMLSGETAAGKYPVESVLTMSRIAEKAESALNHREIFMKQQIAQETTVTEAISQSVAISALDLNAKAIISSTVTGHTARVVSKYRPKSQIIAVTTQERTMRQLALVWGVTPVFGKEATTTDELLATALQGGKASGLVKAGDLVVITAGIPLGRSGSTNLVKVDTIPAD; encoded by the coding sequence ATGCGGAAAAGTAAAATTGTATGTACGATCGGACCTGCTAGTGAATCGTTGGAGAATATCAAAAAATTGATTTTGGCTGGTATGAATGTAGCCCGTCTGAACTTCTCCCACGGCGACTTTGAAGAGCACGGCAACCGGATCAAAACGATTCGTCAGGCTTCCCAGGAACTGGGCAAGACCGTTGCTATCCTGCTTGACACCAAAGGACCAGAGATTCGCACAGGCAAGCTGGAAGTAGAACCGATTGAACTGGTACAGGATGAGTATCTGACACTGACTACGGAAGAAATCCTGGGCGACCAGAACCGTATCTCTATCACTTACAGCGACCTGCCTAACGATGTTTCGGTTGGATCGACGATCCTGATCGACGACGGCCTTATCGGACTTACAGTAGTCGACATTCAAGGCACAGAAATCAAGACCCGTATTGTTAACGGCGGTACGATCAAGAGCAAAAAAGGCGTTAACGTACCGGGAGTTTCCATCTCCCTGCCGGGTATTACGGAAAAAGACACCAACGATATCGTTTTCGGGATCGGACAGGACATCGATTTTATCGCCGCTTCCTTCGTTCGCAAAGCCAGCGACGTTCAGGAAATCCGTGCACTGCTTGAGAAGCACAATGCTTCCCACATCCAAATCATCTCCAAGATCGAAAACCAAGAAGGTGTCGATAACCTTGATGAAATCCTGGCAGTTTCTGACGGCCTGATGGTTGCCCGCGGTGACCTCGGCGTAGAAATTCCGGCTGAAGATGTGCCTCTGGCTCAGAAGCTGATGATTCAAAAGTGTAACGTTGCCGGCAAACCGGTAATCACAGCTACCCAAATGCTGGATTCCATGCAGCGCAACCCGCGTCCTACCCGCGCTGAAGCAAGTGACGTAGCGAACGCTATCTTCGACGGAACAGATGCAATCATGCTGTCCGGTGAAACAGCTGCCGGTAAATATCCGGTAGAATCCGTACTCACAATGTCCCGCATTGCCGAGAAAGCGGAATCCGCGCTGAACCACCGCGAAATCTTCATGAAGCAGCAGATCGCACAAGAAACAACTGTTACTGAAGCAATCAGCCAATCCGTAGCGATCTCCGCTCTGGACCTGAACGCTAAAGCTATTATTTCTTCAACTGTAACCGGCCACACAGCACGCGTGGTTTCCAAATACCGTCCTAAATCCCAGATCATCGCAGTAACGACTCAGGAAAGAACAATGCGTCAACTGGCACTGGTATGGGGCGTAACTCCAGTATTCGGCAAAGAAGCTACTACAACTGACGAACTGCTGGCTACTGCACTGCAAGGCGGTAAAGCTTCCGGTCTGGTTAAAGCAGGCGATCTCGTTGTGATCACTGCCGGTATCCCGCTGGGACGTTCCGGATCCACTAACCTTGTAAAAGTGGACACGATTCCTGCCGACTAA
- a CDS encoding FxsA family protein has protein sequence MIRSKWLWAAMFVIPAVELFGFIYVASFLGAPKTLLIMVVTSVIGFLMMQFEGKKVLQDSKVQMQEGKVPGRTMLDGLCIFFGGLMLILPGFVTDIIGFSLVFPLTRPLYRVFLLKWIEKKMKNGTFTFYRR, from the coding sequence ATGATTAGAAGCAAATGGCTGTGGGCTGCTATGTTTGTAATCCCGGCCGTGGAATTATTCGGGTTCATTTATGTAGCAAGTTTTCTCGGAGCACCCAAAACCCTGCTGATTATGGTAGTCACTTCAGTGATCGGCTTTCTGATGATGCAGTTTGAAGGTAAAAAGGTGCTGCAGGACAGCAAGGTACAAATGCAGGAGGGCAAGGTGCCCGGACGGACGATGCTGGACGGACTTTGTATTTTCTTCGGCGGCCTGATGCTGATCCTACCCGGCTTCGTTACGGATATAATCGGTTTTTCACTGGTATTTCCGCTGACCCGGCCGCTGTACCGGGTTTTTCTGCTGAAATGGATTGAGAAAAAAATGAAAAACGGCACTTTTACTTTTTACCGGAGGTAA
- a CDS encoding NUDIX domain-containing protein yields the protein MTRSSRSIIVAVKGAVLHQGKILIVRRAAADVIGAGSWECPGGKIDFGEGLEAALEREIAEETGLSVTVGNVLYAASFLTDPGRQVVIITYLCRSEDIHVLLSEEHTAYKWCTRQELQMLLPPGILAEFERSGVFALEELL from the coding sequence ATGACCAGAAGTTCACGGAGCATCATCGTGGCTGTTAAGGGGGCCGTACTGCATCAAGGTAAAATACTGATCGTCCGGCGTGCTGCGGCTGATGTAATTGGAGCGGGAAGCTGGGAATGCCCGGGAGGAAAAATTGATTTTGGCGAAGGGCTGGAAGCCGCACTGGAGCGGGAGATTGCGGAGGAGACCGGCCTGAGCGTTACAGTCGGAAATGTTTTATATGCTGCTTCCTTTCTGACGGATCCCGGCAGACAGGTTGTAATTATCACGTACCTCTGCCGGAGTGAAGATATTCATGTTTTGCTCTCTGAAGAGCATACCGCCTATAAATGGTGTACCCGACAAGAGCTGCAAATGCTGCTGCCTCCGGGCATTCTGGCTGAATTTGAGCGGAGCGGCGTGTTTGCTCTGGAGGAGCTGCTGTAA
- a CDS encoding SDR family oxidoreductase → MPDNQQTKKTLPPQVQDQQPGIESEMNPLPEFETSTYKAAGKLLGKAALITGGDSGIGRAVAVHFAKEGADVVVSYLNEHSDAEETKRQVEQEGRKCILVAGDIGVEAFCQDLINKTVEGLGKLDILINNAAEQHPQDNIEDITSEQLERTFRTNIFSMFYLTKAAMPHLKKGSTIINTTSITAYRGSPQLLDYSSTKGAILSFTRSLSMNLAEKGIRVNAVAPGPIWTPLIPSTFDAEKVSEFGATQPMKRPGQPEELAPAYVYLASSDSSYVSGQVIHVNGGEIING, encoded by the coding sequence ATGCCAGACAATCAGCAAACTAAAAAAACATTGCCCCCGCAGGTACAGGACCAGCAGCCCGGTATTGAGAGTGAGATGAATCCGTTGCCGGAGTTTGAAACCTCCACCTATAAAGCAGCAGGCAAGCTGCTGGGCAAGGCAGCGCTCATTACCGGCGGAGACAGCGGAATCGGCCGGGCGGTAGCTGTACATTTTGCCAAAGAGGGCGCCGATGTCGTTGTTTCCTATCTGAATGAGCATAGTGACGCGGAGGAAACGAAACGCCAGGTTGAGCAGGAAGGGCGTAAGTGCATTCTTGTAGCCGGAGATATCGGAGTAGAGGCTTTCTGCCAGGACCTGATAAACAAGACGGTCGAGGGACTCGGCAAGCTGGATATCCTGATCAACAATGCAGCTGAGCAGCATCCGCAGGACAATATTGAGGACATTACCTCCGAACAGCTGGAGCGGACATTCCGCACGAATATATTCTCGATGTTCTACCTGACCAAGGCAGCGATGCCGCATCTGAAAAAAGGGTCGACGATCATCAACACGACTTCGATTACAGCCTACCGGGGAAGCCCGCAGCTGCTGGATTACTCATCCACGAAGGGCGCGATTCTCAGCTTCACCCGCTCCCTGTCGATGAATCTGGCGGAAAAAGGCATCCGTGTTAACGCGGTGGCTCCCGGCCCGATCTGGACGCCGCTGATTCCTTCCACCTTTGATGCGGAAAAAGTCAGTGAGTTCGGTGCCACGCAGCCGATGAAACGTCCGGGACAGCCGGAGGAGCTTGCGCCAGCATATGTGTATCTGGCTTCCAGTGACTCCTCTTATGTCAGCGGCCAGGTCATTCATGTAAACGGCGGCGAGATTATTAACGGATGA
- a CDS encoding MFS transporter, with translation MEKLMKLRGFYLFLGLAGGSFGSYLTLLLKENGMDLSQIGMMMAAGTLIAICIQPVWGLIADRYNQARLVLILSVAVPAVLAAFYRFDYFIVMLLIYTVSTIFSATQAPIADSYAIAAANKAGSSYGSIRMMMSIGAAVGAYAGGQYIELFSVSTIWLPFLLLSSVAVIFALTLPRQAEENHMMSQSFSQGVKQLLSNRIFLAFLGGCFLVNQTMAAFGTYFVVAFQSVGGSASYAGIALFIASFTNVPSMLYASKVIRKLGRERTLLIGALIYVLRWGIQVAFPYPSVMIGVQVLHGLSFGLFYIAAVEYVSQITSSEIQATGQSVFNIVFSGFAGILGNLLNGLLLSEGGVGLMNLACMISAAVGSLLLLYVARSSRRKVQLPVSSNGLSL, from the coding sequence ATGGAAAAATTAATGAAGCTGCGCGGCTTCTATCTTTTTTTGGGATTGGCCGGAGGCTCCTTCGGCTCTTACCTGACTCTGCTGCTGAAAGAGAATGGTATGGATCTCAGCCAGATCGGGATGATGATGGCGGCCGGTACACTGATTGCCATCTGTATTCAGCCGGTATGGGGGCTGATTGCCGACCGGTATAACCAGGCGCGTCTTGTGCTCATTCTGAGCGTAGCCGTACCGGCAGTACTGGCGGCCTTTTACCGGTTCGACTATTTTATCGTTATGCTGCTGATCTACACGGTGTCTACCATCTTCTCCGCCACACAGGCGCCTATCGCCGATTCTTACGCCATTGCTGCCGCGAACAAGGCGGGTTCCTCCTACGGCAGCATCCGGATGATGATGAGCATAGGAGCGGCTGTAGGGGCTTATGCGGGCGGGCAGTATATTGAGCTGTTTTCAGTATCGACCATCTGGCTGCCGTTTCTGCTGCTGAGCTCGGTAGCCGTAATTTTTGCCCTGACCCTGCCCAGACAGGCGGAAGAAAACCATATGATGAGCCAGTCCTTTTCACAGGGTGTAAAGCAGCTGCTCAGCAACCGGATTTTTCTGGCTTTTCTCGGCGGATGCTTTCTGGTTAACCAGACGATGGCCGCTTTCGGTACTTATTTTGTAGTCGCTTTTCAGTCAGTAGGGGGATCGGCGAGTTATGCCGGGATTGCCCTGTTTATCGCTTCTTTTACCAATGTGCCCTCCATGCTTTATGCCTCAAAGGTGATCCGCAAGCTGGGGCGCGAGCGTACACTGCTGATCGGGGCGCTGATCTATGTACTGCGCTGGGGCATCCAGGTGGCCTTCCCGTATCCTTCGGTTATGATCGGGGTGCAGGTGCTGCACGGGCTTTCCTTTGGCCTTTTCTATATCGCTGCAGTTGAATATGTATCCCAGATTACTTCTTCTGAGATTCAGGCGACCGGTCAAAGCGTGTTTAATATTGTTTTCTCCGGCTTTGCCGGCATTCTCGGCAACCTGCTAAACGGCCTGCTGCTCAGTGAGGGCGGTGTCGGGCTGATGAATCTGGCCTGCATGATAAGCGCTGCTGTCGGATCACTTCTGCTGCTTTATGTAGCCAGAAGCTCGCGCCGCAAGGTGCAGCTGCCGGTATCTTCAAACGGATTAAGCCTGTAG
- the citZ gene encoding citrate synthase, with translation MTATKGLEGIVATTSSISSIVDGVLTYRGYDIDDLAANATFEETAYLLWFGNLPTTPELQALQRDLSAFAQVPDEVIAQMKLYPKETNTMAALRTAVSSLALYDEAADDMSREANEIKAVKLQAQIPTLVAALARIRKGLEPVAPKEGVSIAENFLYMLWGRQPDIVSVKALDAALVLHADHELNASTFASRVTVATLSDIYSGVTSAIGALKGPLHGGANEAVMKMLEEIGSLDAVEPYINGKLERREKIMGFGHRVYKNGDPRAKHLMKMSQELGTMKNDTTLYDMSVKIEELITGQKGLKPNVDFYSASVYTQLGIERELFTPIFAISRTSGWTAHILEQYEDNRIIRPRAEYTGMLEQKYVPVDER, from the coding sequence ATGACAGCTACTAAAGGCCTGGAAGGCATCGTCGCTACGACTTCCTCAATCAGCTCGATTGTGGATGGCGTACTCACTTACCGCGGATATGATATTGATGATCTGGCGGCCAATGCGACATTTGAAGAGACTGCTTATTTGCTGTGGTTCGGGAATTTGCCGACTACTCCGGAGCTGCAGGCTCTGCAGCGTGACCTCAGTGCTTTTGCACAGGTTCCGGATGAGGTCATTGCCCAGATGAAGCTTTATCCCAAGGAAACGAACACGATGGCCGCGCTGCGTACCGCAGTATCGAGCCTTGCGCTGTACGATGAAGCCGCCGATGATATGAGCCGTGAAGCCAATGAAATAAAAGCAGTGAAACTGCAGGCACAAATACCTACGCTTGTAGCAGCTCTGGCGCGTATCCGTAAGGGTCTTGAGCCGGTAGCTCCCAAGGAAGGCGTTTCAATCGCCGAGAATTTCCTGTATATGCTCTGGGGCAGACAACCGGACATTGTATCTGTAAAAGCACTGGATGCGGCACTTGTGCTGCATGCCGACCATGAGCTGAATGCGTCCACTTTTGCCAGCCGGGTAACTGTGGCTACACTCTCCGACATTTATTCCGGTGTAACCTCGGCAATCGGCGCGCTTAAAGGACCGCTGCACGGCGGTGCAAATGAAGCCGTCATGAAGATGCTGGAGGAGATCGGCAGTCTGGATGCTGTTGAACCGTATATCAACGGCAAGCTGGAGCGGCGCGAGAAAATTATGGGCTTCGGGCACCGTGTTTACAAGAACGGCGATCCGCGCGCCAAACATCTGATGAAGATGTCGCAGGAGCTTGGAACCATGAAGAATGATACTACGCTCTACGATATGTCTGTAAAGATTGAAGAGCTGATTACCGGGCAAAAAGGGCTGAAGCCGAACGTCGATTTCTATTCGGCCTCCGTGTATACACAGCTGGGCATTGAACGCGAGCTGTTCACCCCGATTTTTGCAATTAGCCGGACTTCGGGCTGGACTGCACATATTCTGGAGCAATACGAGGACAACCGGATCATCCGTCCGCGCGCGGAATATACGGGAATGCTTGAACAGAAATATGTACCGGTAGACGAGAGATAG
- the mdh gene encoding malate dehydrogenase: MAIKRYKITVVGAGFTGATTALMLAQKELGNVVLIDIPQLENPTKGKALDMQEAGPVVKFDSQITGTSDYEDAADSDIVIITAGIARKPGMSRDDLVNTNASVVKSVCENIKRVAPESIVIILSNPVDAMTYVAYNTLEFPKNRVIGQSGVLDTARYCTFIAQELNVSVEDVRGFVLGGHGDDMVPLVRYSSVGGIPVDKLIPEERIAEIVQRTRVGGGEIVSLLGNGSAYYAPAASLVQMTEAILKDKKRIIPVIALLEGEYGYDSLFMGVPALLGADGIEKIYELELTAEEKAALDKSADSVRAVTAAVNV; this comes from the coding sequence ATGGCTATCAAACGTTATAAAATTACCGTCGTGGGCGCCGGTTTTACCGGAGCAACAACCGCGCTTATGCTCGCCCAGAAGGAGCTTGGCAATGTCGTACTGATTGATATCCCGCAGCTGGAGAACCCGACTAAAGGGAAGGCGCTGGATATGCAGGAAGCGGGTCCGGTTGTGAAATTCGACAGCCAGATCACCGGAACTTCGGATTATGAGGATGCGGCCGATTCAGATATCGTTATTATCACGGCAGGTATTGCCCGTAAGCCGGGAATGAGCCGTGATGATCTGGTGAATACCAATGCTTCGGTTGTCAAATCCGTATGTGAGAACATCAAACGCGTCGCTCCTGAGTCAATTGTCATTATTCTAAGCAATCCGGTTGATGCGATGACTTATGTCGCATACAACACTCTTGAATTCCCGAAGAACCGTGTGATCGGACAGTCCGGGGTGCTGGATACGGCCCGTTACTGCACCTTTATCGCCCAGGAGCTTAATGTTTCCGTAGAGGATGTACGCGGCTTCGTGCTTGGCGGACACGGTGATGATATGGTTCCTCTTGTGCGTTATTCCAGTGTAGGCGGCATTCCGGTGGATAAGCTGATTCCGGAGGAACGCATTGCCGAGATCGTGCAGCGTACCCGTGTAGGCGGCGGAGAGATTGTCAGTCTGCTCGGCAACGGCAGCGCTTACTATGCTCCCGCGGCTTCCCTGGTGCAGATGACCGAGGCTATCCTAAAGGACAAGAAACGGATTATTCCAGTAATTGCTCTGCTGGAAGGTGAATACGGCTATGACAGCCTGTTCATGGGAGTACCTGCTTTGCTTGGAGCAGACGGTATCGAGAAGATCTACGAGCTGGAGCTTACAGCAGAAGAGAAGGCGGCGCTGGATAAGTCGGCCGATTCCGTACGTGCTGTCACAGCTGCGGTAAACGTCTGA
- a CDS encoding thioesterase family protein, with the protein MKSREPVPASRWYSTAFRVRYQETDQMGVVYHANYLSWFESGRTEMFRRLGFAYRSLEEMGVMLPVTAADLQFKSPARYDDLIAVYARLSVFSPLRVVYHYEIRRLADRTDSGADNSSGNSVNSGPVDAPLAGELLVSGSTSHVWLNKDWKPARLDRALPELYNAITGALREEGGTQ; encoded by the coding sequence ATGAAATCACGTGAACCGGTGCCGGCCAGCCGCTGGTACAGCACCGCTTTCCGCGTAAGATATCAGGAGACGGACCAGATGGGCGTGGTATATCATGCCAACTATCTGAGCTGGTTTGAAAGCGGGCGGACCGAGATGTTTCGCAGGCTTGGTTTTGCCTACCGCTCGCTTGAGGAGATGGGGGTCATGCTTCCCGTGACTGCTGCAGATTTGCAATTTAAAAGTCCGGCGCGCTATGATGATCTTATCGCCGTGTATGCACGGCTCAGCGTCTTTTCGCCTCTGAGGGTTGTATATCACTATGAAATCCGCCGGCTGGCGGACCGCACTGACAGTGGTGCTGACAACAGCTCCGGTAACAGCGTGAATTCCGGTCCGGTGGATGCGCCGCTTGCGGGCGAGCTTCTGGTCAGCGGTTCTACCTCTCATGTCTGGCTTAACAAGGACTGGAAGCCGGCAAGGCTGGACCGGGCGCTGCCCGAGCTGTACAATGCCATCACCGGGGCGCTGAGGGAAGAAGGAGGAACACAATGA